TCAAGAACGCGAAGGCCGTGATCATCGCGACTGACAGTGACGACGCCTCGGTGCTGGTGGCGCTTACCGTTCGGCAGCTCACCGCCGGGCAGGTCCGGATCATCGCGGCGGCGCGGGAGGCGGAGAACGCCCCGCTGCTCAAGCAGAGCGGCGCGCACCACGTGATCGTCTCCTCGGCGACCGCCGGCCGCCTGCTCGGCCTGTCCACCTCGGCACCGCCGCTTATCGACGTGGTGGAGGACTTGCTCACGCCGGGGCAGGGCATGGCGCTGGCGATGCGTTCGGCCGAACGGGACGAGGTGGGTCGCTCGCCGCGTGAGCTGGACTCGCTGGTGATCGCCCTGGTCCGGCGGGGCAAGGTGGTCACCCTCGCCGACCGGGCCGGTGCGGTGATCGAGACCGGCGACATGCTTGTGCACGTCCGCGACGACCGGCCGCAGTCCACGGCGACTGTCTGACGCTGGCGCGCGTCAGCAGGCGTCGGGCTCCTCGTCGATCGCCGCGCTGCAACTGATCGGTGTCGTGGTGGCGGCACGCCTGAGCAGCTCGTAGAGCGTCTCCCGCTCGGCCGGCTCCAGCGCCCCCAACACCTCGTCCTCGGCACCGGCGAGGGCACATTCCGCCTCTTTGAGGCGTTTTGCACCATCTTCGGTCAGTTCGACGACGTGTCGTCGACGGTCCTGGGGTGACCGCCGCCGCTCGACAAGTTCCTTCGCTTCGAGGTCGTTGAGCAGCCCGACGATGTTGGTGCTGTCCATCTCCAGGGTGGTGGCGAGCGCCTGCTGGCTGGTGCCACCGCCCGCGCGCAGCACCGTGAGCGCGACCAGATGCCGGGGCCGCAGGCCCAGGGGCGCGAGCACCGACTCGGCCCGCAGTCGCATCCGCCGGGCCAGGTGATCCAACAGGGCACCTGAGCGGTGCTCCGAGGGGTTCAACGGCAGCGCGGACATGTGACCCAGTCTACCGACGCCTTGGAACATCTGCCTGCTATAAATAGTTGGTGCAACACAGACGATCCTTGGAGGAGGAATCATGAACCTGCTGCATATCGATTCGAGCATCCGGGGCGACTGGTCGGTCAGCCGGCGACTCACCGCCCGCGCCGCCGCCGCCTGGCGCGCGGCACACCCCGACGGCACGGTGACCTACCGTGACCTGGGCGCCGAGCCGTTGCCGCACCTGGACTCGGAAGGCGGGCTGGCGCGGATGACGCCGCCGGACCAGCACACCCCGGCCCAGCGCGAGTCCTGGGAGCTCAGCGAGCGAATCGTCGACGAGGTGAAGCAGGCCGACGTGGTGCTTCTCGGGCTGCCGCTCTACAACTTCGGCGTCCCCAGCAGCGTCAAGTCCTGGGTCGACCATCTGCTCGTCCCCGGCCTGTCGCACGACCCGACGACCCAGGAGGGTCTGCTCGGCGGCCGCGAGTTCGTGGTGCTGGCGACCCGGGGTGGCGGCTACGGCGAGGGCACCCCGCGGCACGGCTGGGACCACGCGGAGCAGTGGCTTCCGCACGGCCTGTCGATGACCGGCCTGCAACCGCGCTTCATCAGCACGGAGCTGACCCTCGCGCCGTCGGTGCCGGCGATGGCCGGGCTGATCCCGCTGCACGAGGCCAGCCTCGCGGCCAGCGAGAAGGAGATCGACAACCTCTGGACCCCCGTCTCCGCCAGGCGCTGAGGCAGTACGGCACGACGACAGCGGCCGCCCCCGGATTCGGGGACGGCCGCTGTCGTTCAGGTCGGACGGGTCAGAGGATCGTCCACGTGTCGCCGCTGCCCAGCAGACCGGCGAGCTGCTGCTCGGGGGTCTCGGTGACAGTCGCCCTGGCGGCCGCGAGCTGGTCCTGGACCACACTGTCGTAGGACGGCCGGTCCACGGACCGGAACACCCCGATCGGGGTGTTGCGCAGGTCCAGGCCGGGCAGCCGGGACAGCGCGAACGCGTACGCCGGGTCGGTGACCGTCGCGTCGTGCACGACGATCTCCTCCGGGCGCACCGAGCTGGTCTCCCGGACCTCCAGCCCGAACGCGCCCGGCGGGTGCACCACGCAGAACTGCCCGTCGGCACCGAAGGTGATCGGCTGCCCGTGCTCCAGGCGGATCAGGTAGTCGTCCCGGGTGGACGGGTCCTTGAGCTGCTCGAACGCCCCGTCGTTGAAGATGTTGCAGTTCTGGTAGATCTCCACGAACGCCGAACCCTCGTGCTCGGCGGCCGCCCGCAGCACCGACTGCAGGTGCTTGCGGTCGGAGTCGATGGTCCGACCGACGAAGCTGGCCTCCGCGCCGAGGGCCAGCGACAGCGGATTGAACGGCGCGTCGGCCGAGCCGGCAGGCGTCGACTTGGTGACCTTGCCGACCTCGGACGTCGGCGAGTACTGACCCTTGGTCAAACCGTAGATCCGGTTGTTGAACAACAGGATCTTGAGGTTGACGTTGCGCCGCAGCGCGTGGATCAGGTGGTTACCGCCGATCGACAACGCATCACCGTCACCGGTCACCACCCACACCGACAGATCCGGCCGGGACACCGACAGGCCCGTCGCGATCGCCGGCGCACGACCGTGGATCGAGTGCATCCCGTACGTGTTCATGTAGTACGGGAAACGCGACGAGCAGCCGATCCCGGAGACGAACACCGTCCGCTCCCGCGGAATGTTCAACTCCGGCATGAACTGCTGGATCGCCGCCAGGATCGCGTAGTCACCACACCCGGGGCACCACCGCACCTCCTGGTCGGACTTGAAGTCCTTCGCGGTGAGCTTGAGAGCGACAGGCTCAGACATTCTTCAGGACCTCTTCCAGCGTCGTCTCCAGCTCGGCGGCCGTGAACGGCAGACCGCGGACCTGGTTGTAGCTGATCGCGTCGACCAGGTAGCGGGCCCGGATGACGTGGGCGAGCTGACCCAGGTTCATCTCCGGGATGACCACCTTGTCGTAGGAGCGCAGCACCTCGCCGAGGTTGGCCGGCATCGGGGCGAGGTGCCGCAGGTGCGCCTGGGCGATGGACAGCCCGCGCTGGCGCACCCCGCGGCAGGCCGCGCCGATCGGGCCGTACGTGGAGCCCCAGCCCAGCACCAGCACCCGGGCGTCGCCGTCCGGGTCCTCCACCTCGATGTCCGGCACCGGAATCGTCTCGATCCGGGCCGCCCGGGTACGCACCATGAAGTCGTGGTTCGCCGGGTCGTACGAGATGTCACCGGTCTTGTCGGCCTTCTCCAGCCCACCGATCCGGTGCTCCAGCCCCGCCGTGCCCGGAATCGCCCACGGCCGGGCCAGGGTCTCCGGATCGCGCAGGTACGGCAGGAAGGTGGTGCCGTCGTCGCCGTTGGGCTCGGTGGCGAACTCGACCCGCAGGTCGGGCAGCGACTCCACGTCGGGCAGCAGCCACGGCTCCGAGCCGTTCGCCACGTAGTTGTCCGACAGCAGGATCACAGGCGTCCGATACGTCAACGCGATCCGGGCCGCCTCCAACGCCGCGAAGAAACAGTCCGACGGCGACTTCGGCGCGATCACCGCGACCGGCGCCTCGCCGTGCCGCCCGTACAACGCCATGTTCAGGTCGGCCTGCTCGGTCTTGGTCGGCATCCCCGTCGACGGGCCGGCCCGCTGCACATCCACGATCACCAGCGGCAGCTCCAACGCCACCGCCAGCGAGATCGTCTCGCTCTTGAGCGCCACACCCGGACCGGACGTGGTCGTCACCCCCAGGGCCCCGCCGTACGACGCGCCCAACGCCGCCCCGACCGCAGCGATCTCGTCCTCGGCCTGCATGGTCAGCACACCGAAGCGCTTGTGCTTGCTCAGCTCGTGCAGGATGTCCGACGCCGGCGTGATCGGATACGCCCCGAGGAAGACCGGCAGCCCGGAGCGGACCCCGGCGGCGACCAGGCCCAACGAGAGCGCGGCGTTGCCGGTGATGTTGCGGTAGGTGCCCGGCTGCATCTTGGCCGGCTTGACCTCGTAGCGGACCGCGAAGTCCTCGGTGGTCTCGCCGAAGTTCCAGCCGGCCCGGAAGGCGGCAACGTTCGCGGCGACCAGCTCGGGGCGGGCCGCGAACTTACGCTCCAGGAACCGCAGGGTCGACTCGTACGGTCGCGAGTACATCCAGGAGAGCAGGCCGAGGGCGAACATGTTCTTCGACCGCTCGGCGTCCTTCTTGGACACCTGCAACTCGGTAAGCGCCCCGACAGTCATCGAGGTCAGGGCCACCGGGTGCACGACGTAGCCGGCCAGCGAGTCGTCGTCAAGCGGGCTGCTCTGGTAGCCGACCTTGGCCAGGTTGCGCTTGGTGAACTCGTCGGTGTTGACGATGATGTCCGCGCCGCGCGGCAGGTCGGCCAGGTTGGCCTTGAGGGCGGCCGGGTTCATCGCCACCAGCACGTGAGGGGAGTCGCCAGGCGTGAGGATGTCGTAGTCGGCGAAGTGCACCTGGAAGCTCGACACGCCGGGCAGGGTGCCGGCGGGAGCCCGGATCTCGGCGGGGAAGTTCGGCAGCGTGGAGATGTCGTTGCCGAGCTGTGCCGTCTCCGAGGTGAACCGGTCGCCGGTCAACTGCATGCCGTCGCCGGAGTCACCGGCGAACCGGATGACCACTCGGTCGAGTTGACGGATCTGCTTGGTCACTGTGCCACCTTCGTTCGCGACTGCGGGACCTCGCCCTGCCCGGCCACGGGACCTCCCTGACGCAACGCTGTACCGCACCGCCCCAGGCTGGTCCGGTCCGCTGTCGTTCCTCACTGAGAGCCTACGTCGAACGGACCCCCGTCCCTCCCCGGAGGTCCGCCGACTGAGACCCGATCAACGCCGAATATGCCCAATATTGCGGTGTTTCGCCCCGCCCGCCGTAATTCAGATCACCGTCCCCGGCCGGCCGCGACGCCGGCCGGGGACGGCCCGGGTCGTCGATCGGTCAGTCGGTGGGCGGAGCGGTGGGCTCGGCCGCCGACCCGCCGAGGCGGCGGCGCAGCGAGGTGGTCGCGAGCGTGAGGGCCAGCACCACCAGCAGCGCGGAGACCGCGATCAGGATGACCGCGGTGCGCTGCACCGAGGTCATGCCACCGTCGTCGTCGGTGGTGGCGCCCGCCGGGAGTACGCCCTGGGAGCCGGTCGGCGCGGGCGGCGAGACGACAGGCGTGGCCAGCGCTGCCGCCGCGGTGATGCGGAAGCTCATCTGCACCCGCCGGGTCGCGCCGTTGCGCGGGTCGAGCTGACCGATCACCGCCCCGGACAGCGGCGCCTCCCGCTGGGCCTGGGCGGTCGCCTCCACGGGCAGCCGCAGCTCGCGGGTCTCGCCGGCCGCCAACAGGCCCGCGTCGCACCGGGTGCGGGACGCCTCGACCGCCACGCAACCCGCCGGTGGGGTCGGCACGCTCACCCCGGCCGGCAGGATCACCTCCACCAGGCCGGCGGCGTCCACCGTGCCGGTGTTGACCAGCCGCACCGCGAGGGTGCTCGCCGCGCCGCTGATGTCGAACGCGACCTCGTCCGCGGCCAGCGAGATCCCGGGCACCGGCGGGCCGGGCGGGAACAGCACCGCGAAGCCCTGGTCGTCGGCCACCTCGCCGGGCACCCCCGGCGCGTCCGCGACGACCTGCACGGAGCCGCTGAGCGGCATCCGCTCCCAGGCGTTGCCGGCGACCCGCAGCCGGATCAGGCTGCTGAACCGGACGCCCGCCTCGGCCGTCCAGGCCCCGCAGCGGTACGCGCCACCGCCCGCGGCGACGCACCCCTTCGTCCCGGCGTCGCTGAGCCCCGCCGGCAGGGTGTACGACAGCCGGACCCGCTGCGCGGCGGTGCCTGTGTTCGCCACGGTGACCCGCAGCGTGGTGGTGGTGCTTGTCGCGTTCCAGTACGCCTCGGGGAGGGTGACGTCCTCGGTGGTCACCTGCACGCCCAGTGGGCTCGGCGCCGGCGTGCCACCTTGCGCGGGCGGGTTGACCGGGGGCACCGGGGGCGCCGGCGGTCCGGGCGTCGGCGTCCTGGTGCTGCCGCCCGGGGCGGGAGCGGTGGTTGTCGGCGCCGAAGGCACGTTCGGCGCGGTGGTCTGCGGAGGCGCCGGCGGCGTCGTCTCCGGTGGTGGCGCGGTGGTCGCCGGGGCCGGGTCGGTAGGCGCGGGATCGCCGCCCGGATCCTCGGTCGGGGTGGGCTCCTCCGCCGGACTGGTCTCCGGGTCCGGATCGGGTTCGGGCGCCGACTCCGTCATGGCGGCGATCGGGTGGGTGTGCGGCACCGCCGCGCTGGCGAGGGTCGGAGCTGCGGCGAGCGCCGCGAGCAGCCCGAGCGCGAGCGAGGTCACCAGCAGGGGCGCGGGAGGTCGCCCCGCAGCCCGGCGTTCGGGCGATACCTTCACGCGGGCCATCTGTCCTCCGGTGCCATGGGTGGATGTCCAATGTTCGTTAACAGTTGCCTCGGTGCACTAGTCCCACCCGGAAACAAATCCGTAACGTGTTTGGGACGGCCCGTTCGGGTGGGCGGTAGGCTCCCGATGTGACCGGTTACCTGGGCTCGTACGCGACGCTCGGGCTCTTGCTGCTCGTCAGTGTCCTGTTCTTTGTGACGGCGTTCTCGGCCAACCGGGTGTTACGTCCCGCCCGTCCGGCCGACCCGTTCGGCAAGCGGACCAGCTACGAGTGCGGGCTCGACCCGGTCGGCGCGGACTGGGCGCAGATGCAGATCCGCTACTACGTCTACGCCTATCTGTACGTGCTGTTCGCGGTCGAGGCGGTGTTCCTCTTCCCGTGGGCGGTGGTCTTCGACAGGCCCGGCTTCGGCCTGGTCACGGTGGTGGAGATGGCGGTGTTCGTGGCGGTGCTCGCCCTCGGCATCCTCTACGCCTGGCGTAGGAACATCCTGCGCTGGACCTGAGCGCCGGGGCCTCCGGCGATCGTGCCGCTCCGCCGGCCGTTCACATCGGTTGCCGCACCGACCGGACGACTCAGGCCAGACCCCGCCGGGTCGCCGCGGGCGGACGGTCGCCACGGATCGAGGCGACCATGTCCAGCACCCGACGGGTGGGCCCGACCTGGTGGGCCCGGAACACCCGAGCGCCCAACCAGGCGGAGACCGCCGTCGCCGCCAGCGTGCCCTCCAGCCGCTCGGCCACCGGCAGGTCCAGCGTCTCGCCGACGAAGTCCTTGTTGGAGAGCGCCACCAGCACCGGCCAACCCGTCGCGGTCAGCTCGTCAAGCCGCCGGGTGATCTCCAGGGAGTGCCTGGTGTTCTTGCCGAAGTCGTGCGCCGGGTCGATGAGGATGCCGTCGGGGCGTACCCCCGCCGCCACCGCGCGCTCGGCGAGCCCGGTCACCGTCTCGACCACGTCGGCGACCACGTCGTCGAAGGCGGCCCGGTGCGGCCGGGTCCGGGGGACCAGCCCGCCGGCGTGCGAACAGACCAGGCCGGCGCCGGTGTCCGCCGCGACCCGGGCGAGCGCCGGGTCGGCGCCCGACCAGGTG
The DNA window shown above is from Micromonospora lupini and carries:
- a CDS encoding MarR family winged helix-turn-helix transcriptional regulator, translated to MSALPLNPSEHRSGALLDHLARRMRLRAESVLAPLGLRPRHLVALTVLRAGGGTSQQALATTLEMDSTNIVGLLNDLEAKELVERRRSPQDRRRHVVELTEDGAKRLKEAECALAGAEDEVLGALEPAERETLYELLRRAATTTPISCSAAIDEEPDAC
- a CDS encoding FMN-dependent NADH-azoreductase, whose translation is MNLLHIDSSIRGDWSVSRRLTARAAAAWRAAHPDGTVTYRDLGAEPLPHLDSEGGLARMTPPDQHTPAQRESWELSERIVDEVKQADVVLLGLPLYNFGVPSSVKSWVDHLLVPGLSHDPTTQEGLLGGREFVVLATRGGGYGEGTPRHGWDHAEQWLPHGLSMTGLQPRFISTELTLAPSVPAMAGLIPLHEASLAASEKEIDNLWTPVSARR
- a CDS encoding 2-oxoacid:ferredoxin oxidoreductase subunit beta, with the protein product MSEPVALKLTAKDFKSDQEVRWCPGCGDYAILAAIQQFMPELNIPRERTVFVSGIGCSSRFPYYMNTYGMHSIHGRAPAIATGLSVSRPDLSVWVVTGDGDALSIGGNHLIHALRRNVNLKILLFNNRIYGLTKGQYSPTSEVGKVTKSTPAGSADAPFNPLSLALGAEASFVGRTIDSDRKHLQSVLRAAAEHEGSAFVEIYQNCNIFNDGAFEQLKDPSTRDDYLIRLEHGQPITFGADGQFCVVHPPGAFGLEVRETSSVRPEEIVVHDATVTDPAYAFALSRLPGLDLRNTPIGVFRSVDRPSYDSVVQDQLAAARATVTETPEQQLAGLLGSGDTWTIL
- a CDS encoding 2-oxoacid:acceptor oxidoreductase subunit alpha: MTKQIRQLDRVVIRFAGDSGDGMQLTGDRFTSETAQLGNDISTLPNFPAEIRAPAGTLPGVSSFQVHFADYDILTPGDSPHVLVAMNPAALKANLADLPRGADIIVNTDEFTKRNLAKVGYQSSPLDDDSLAGYVVHPVALTSMTVGALTELQVSKKDAERSKNMFALGLLSWMYSRPYESTLRFLERKFAARPELVAANVAAFRAGWNFGETTEDFAVRYEVKPAKMQPGTYRNITGNAALSLGLVAAGVRSGLPVFLGAYPITPASDILHELSKHKRFGVLTMQAEDEIAAVGAALGASYGGALGVTTTSGPGVALKSETISLAVALELPLVIVDVQRAGPSTGMPTKTEQADLNMALYGRHGEAPVAVIAPKSPSDCFFAALEAARIALTYRTPVILLSDNYVANGSEPWLLPDVESLPDLRVEFATEPNGDDGTTFLPYLRDPETLARPWAIPGTAGLEHRIGGLEKADKTGDISYDPANHDFMVRTRAARIETIPVPDIEVEDPDGDARVLVLGWGSTYGPIGAACRGVRQRGLSIAQAHLRHLAPMPANLGEVLRSYDKVVIPEMNLGQLAHVIRARYLVDAISYNQVRGLPFTAAELETTLEEVLKNV
- the ndhC gene encoding NADH-quinone oxidoreductase subunit A — translated: MTGYLGSYATLGLLLLVSVLFFVTAFSANRVLRPARPADPFGKRTSYECGLDPVGADWAQMQIRYYVYAYLYVLFAVEAVFLFPWAVVFDRPGFGLVTVVEMAVFVAVLALGILYAWRRNILRWT
- the folP gene encoding dihydropteroate synthase; amino-acid sequence: MAGALRLGGRTFAPGELVVMAIVNRTPDSFFDRGATFGADSALRAVERAVDEGAAIIDIGGVKAGPGTEVDVAEEIRRTVDTIAAVRAAFPEVVISIDTWRAEVATEAVAAGADLLNDTWSGADPALARVAADTGAGLVCSHAGGLVPRTRPHRAAFDDVVADVVETVTGLAERAVAAGVRPDGILIDPAHDFGKNTRHSLEITRRLDELTATGWPVLVALSNKDFVGETLDLPVAERLEGTLAATAVSAWLGARVFRAHQVGPTRRVLDMVASIRGDRPPAATRRGLA